GGCCGCGGCGGCACGGACGTTCGGGTACCGGCGGCTGGCGCGGGTCGCGGCGGAGTGCGGGGTCGGGCTCACCGTGGCGGCGCGGCGGCCGACCGTGCTGGGCGGGATGCCGTGGCTGCTGCGGGCGGGTGCGCCGGGGGGCGGGCGTGACGTTCGGGCGGGGGGCGTTCCGGCGGGCGTTCCGGCAGGTGGCGTTCGGACCGGTGCGCCGGGGCGTTCCGGCGGGCGGGGCGGGCTCGGCTTCGCGGGCGGGCCGTTGAGCGGTGTGACGGTGGTGGAGATCGCCCGGCGGGTCCAGGGTCCGCTGGCGGGGCGGGTGCTGGCGCTGCTCGGGGCCACCGTGCTGCGGGTCGAGCCGCCCGGCGGGGACCCGCTGCGCGGCGTGCCGCCGATGGTGGCGGCCGACGGCGGGCGGCGGGCGGAACGACGGCGGGCGCGGGCGGCGGGCGACGGGACAGCGGGCGGCGGGACAGCGGGCGGCGGGGCAGCGGGCGGCGGGGCAGCGGTGTCGGCGCGGTTCGCGGCGCTCAACCGGGGCAAGGGGGTGCTGGAGGCGGACCTGCGGAGCGCGGCGGGGCGCTCCGCCGTGCGGGAGCTGCTGGGCGGGGCGGACGTGCTGCTGCACAGCCTGGCGCCCGCGAAGGTGGCCGGGCTCGGCCTGGACGCCGGGACGGTCGCCGCGCTGCGCCCGGGGCTGGTGTACGCCCAGGCCAGCGGCGGCGGGCCGGGGTTGAGCACCGACTACCCGGTGCAGGCGCACTCCGGGCTGGCCGCGCTGCTGGCCCCGGCGGGGATGCCGCCGCGCCCCACCCTGCTGACCGTCTGCGACGTGCTGGGCGGCCTGGTCTGCGCGGCGGGGACGGTGGCCGCGCTGGAGGCCCGGGAGCGGACCGGGCGGGCGCAGCGGGTGGAGTCCTCGCTGCTGTCGGCGGCCCGGCTGCTGTGCGGGGCGGCGGGCGGGGCGGGAACGCCGGGCGGCGGGGTGGAGGTGTGCACGGACCTGGGCGTCCTGGTGCGCGACCCGCGGCTGGCGGCGGCGCTGGAGTTCGGCCCGGACGGCTGCGCGTTCGTCCGGGCGCCGTGGGGGTTCGGGGCGTGAGCGGGCCGGGGGGTTGTTCGGTTGTTCGGCGGATCGGTGGACGGGAGTGGTGGCTGTGACGTGGGTTTCGGTGGCCGGGGTGGAGTTCCCCGACCGGGTGGACCGGGGGTTGCGGGCGGAGTGGGTGGCCCGGGGCTGGTGTCCCGGCCGGGGGCTGTACGAGCTGTTCGCGGAGCGGGTCGCGGCGGACGGGCGGCGGGTGGCCGTGGTGGACGGGGACGGTGAGCTCTCGTACGCGGAACTGGGGCGGCTGGTACGGGGGTTGGCGGCGGGGCTGGCCGCGCGCGGGGTGCGGCCGGGGTCGGTGGTGGGCGTGAAGGTGCCCGCGGACCGGTGGGCTCCGGCGGTGGACCTGGCGGTGGCGGCGCTGGGGGCGGTGGTGCTGCCGTGCACGCCGGGGCACGGGCGGCGGGACCTGCTGGCGCTGTGGGGGACGGCGCGGGTGGACGCGGTGGTGACCGTGCCGGAGTGGAAGGCGCTGGTGGACGGCCTGCGGCCGGAACTGCCGGACCTGCACGAGGTGGTGGTGCTGGACGGGACGCCGTGGCCGGAACGGGCCGAGTGGGTGCCGACCGCGGTGGACCCGGGGGCACCCGCCCGCGTCCTGGTGTCGTCGGGTTCGGAGGCCGCGCCGAAGCTGGTCGCGTACTCGCACGACGCGCTGGCGGGCGGCCGCGGGCGCTACGTGGAGCGGGTGCTGGAGACGGTGGACGGCGGGCCGGCCCGGGTGCTGCTGCTGGTGCACCCGGCGACGGCGTACGGGTCGCTGGCGGTGGTGGCGCTGGTGCGGTGCGGGGCGGCGGTGCTGCTGCCGCCGCTCGGGGAGCGGTTCGATCCGGCGGCGGCGGTGGCCGCGGTGGGGCGGTGGCGGCCGACGCACCTGGCGGCGGTGCCGACCATGCTGCGCCGGATGGCGGAGGTGCGGCCGGTGCCGGGCGAGGACCTGTCCTCGTTGCAGGCGGTGGTGTCGAGTGCGGCGGCGCTCTCCCCGGCGGTGCTGGCGGCGGCGCTGCGGCGGTTCGGCTGCCCGGTGGTGAACGTGTACGGGGCCAGTGACGGGCTGAACTGCCACGCGCGGTGGGTGGATCCGGACGGTGACGTGCTGCGGGTGGGCCTGCCCGACCCGCAGGTCGCGGAGTTCCGGGTGTGCGGGCCGGACGGGCGGCCGGTGCCGGCGGGGGTGCCGGGCGAGTTGCAGGCGCTGGGGCCGATGACGCCGCTGTGCCACGTCGGGGACCCGGCGGCGGACGCCGCGCTGCGGGTGGACGGGGGCTGGGTGCGCTCCGGCGACCGGGGGGTGCTGGAGGCGGACGGTTCGCTGCGGGTGCTGGCGCGGACCAGGCAGACCGTGAACCGCGGCGGGGTGTCGATCTCCACGGCGGAGGTGGAGCGGCTGCTGGAGGGGCATCCGGAGGTGCTGGAGGCGGTGTGCGTGCCGGTGCCGGACCAGGACCTCGGCGAGCGGATGTGCGTGTGCGCGGTGCCGCGCGGGGCCGGGCTGACGCTGGACGGACTGACGCTGTTCCTGGCGCAGGCGTGCGGCCTGGAGCGGTACAAGCTGCCGGAGCGGCTGCTGCTGCTGGAGCGGCTGCCGGTGGGCGGGTCGGGGAAGCCGGACCGGCGGGTGCTCGCGGAACTGGCGGCGGCGGCCGGGCGCTCCGGCGGGGCCGTGGCGGCGGGCGAGGTGGTGGGGGCGGCGGGCTGAGGCCGTCCCGGCCGGTGGGCGCCCCGCGGGGCGCCCACCGGTGTGCTCAGCGGTGTGCTCAGCGGGGGAAGGCGAGGACGGCCTCGGTGATCCGCTCGACCTGGGCGTCCGTCAGGTGCGGGTAGACCGGGAGGGACAGGCACTGGCGGGCGGCGCGTTCGGCGTGCGGCCAGTGGCCGCCGGGGGCGGCGGCGGGGGCGAAGGCGGGCTGGTGGGGCAGGGGCTGCGGGTAGTAGACGTGGCTGTCGACGCCGTGGGCGGCGAGGTGCCGCTTGAGGTCGTCACGGCGTTCGGCGAGCAGCGTGTAGACGTAGTAGCAGCGGCCGTCGGTGCCGGGCGGGGGCGCCAGGACGCCGTGCGCGGCGAGCGGGGCGAAGCGCTCGGTGTAGTGGGCGGCGATCTCGGCGCGGCGGGCCAGCCGGGCGGCCAGGCCGGGGTGGCGGCGCAGTTGGAAGGCGGCGAGGATCTCGTCGAAGCGGCTGTTCAGGCCGATCAGGTGGTGCCGGAAGCGGTGCACGCCGTCCTGGCCGTGGTTGCGCAGCATCCGTACGGTGCGGGCGAGTTCGGGGTCGGAGGTGACCACGACGCCGCCTTCGCCGGGGCCGCCGAAGGACTTCACCTGGACGAAGGAGAACACCCCGGCGTCGCCCCAGGTACCGGCCGGGCGGCCGTCCAGCACGGCGCCCTGGGCGACCGCGGAGTCCTCGATCAGGCGCAGGCCGTGCCGGGTGGCGAGGGCGCGCAGGCGCGGCATGTCGGCCATCACCGAGAACACGTGGGCGGGCATCAGCGCCTTGGTGCGGGGGGTGACCAGGGCCTCGGCAGCGTCGGGGTCGATGACCAGGGTGTGCGGGTCGACGTCGGCGAAGACCGGGGTGGCGCCGACACCGAGGACGGTGTTGGCGAGCGGGGCGCAGCCGAAGGCGGGCACGATCACCTCGTCGCCCGCGGTGACGCCCATGGCGCGCAGGATCAGGGTGAGCGCGGTGGTGCCGCTGCCGCAGGCGACGACGTCCCCGGCGCCGAGGTCGGTGCGCAGCAACTCCTCGAAGCGGGCGGTGCGTTCGCCGAGGATGAAGCGCTGGGCGGGGTCGGTGCCGACTTCCCGGACGACGTCGAGGAGCAGGTCGCGGTCGTCCTCGAACAGGTCGGGCGGGAAGAACGGGATCGTGGTGGCGGTGGTCGTCGTGGTCATCGGCGGGTCACCGCTGCTTTCCGTGCTGGAAGTCGCGGACCAGGTCGCTGACCAGGTCCAGGTCGTGGTCGGCGAGGTCGGGGTAGAGCGGCAGCGCGAGGGCGCGGGCGCAGGCGGCTTCGGCGCGCGGGAACTCGCCGGGGCGGTGGCCGAGTCCGGCGAAGCAGGGCTGGAGGTGCAGCGGCGTCGGGTAGTAGGTCTCGGTCTGGATGCCGTGCCGGTCGAGGTGGGCGGCGAGTTCGTCGCGGTGGTCGGACTCGATCAGGTAGACGTACCAGACCGGGTTCGTGGCGGCGGCCCGGGGGACGACGGTGGGCAGGGTGAGCCCGGGGGTGCCGGTGAGGCGTTCGGTGTAGGCGGCGGCGAGGTGGGCGCGGCGGGCGATGTCCCGGTCGGCGCGGCCGAGTCTGGCGAGCAGGAAGGCGGCCTGGACGTCGTCCATCTTGCTGTTGGTGCCGAGGAGTTCGGTGGGGCGGTTGATGGTGGGGAAGTCGTCGAGGGTGCGTCCGGCGCGGCCGTGGTGGCGCATCGCGGCGACGGCTTCGGCGAGGGCGGGGTCGTCGGTGAGGACGGCGCCGGCGTCGCCGAGCGCGCCGAGGGTCTTGGTGGGGAAGAAGGAGAGCACGCCGCCCGCGCCGTGCAGGCCGGCGTGGACGCCGTCCCAGCGCATGCCGAAGGCCTCGGCGCTGTCCTCGACGACGGTCAGGCCGTGCCGGTCGGCGACGTCCAGTAGGGCGCGCAGGTCGGCGAGTTGGTGGAACAGGTGGACGGGCATGACCATCCGGGTGCGGTCGGTGCGGACGGCTTCGACGCTCGCCGGGTCGAGGGCGTACGTGACCGGGTCGATGTCGGCGAAGACCGGGCGGCCGCCGGCCAGCACCACCGAGGTGGCGGAGGCGACGAAGGTGTAGGCGGGGACGACGACCTCGTCGCCGGGGCGCAGTCCGGCGGCGCGCAGCAGCAGGACCAGGGCGTCGGTGCCGCTGTTGACGCCGATCGCGTGCCGGGCGCCGGTCCAGGCGGCGAGGGCGGTCTCGAACTCCTCGACCTTGGGGCCGTGCGAGTACTTGCCGCGGTCCATCAGTTCGTCGAGGTGGCGCCGGGTGGTGGGCCAGAGGGATTCGAAGGTCTCGGCCTGGGTGAAGAAGGGAACGCCCGGAGAGGTAGTGGCACCCATGAAACTCTCATCGGATTGTATGGATTAGGCGGGCGGATCAGCCCTGCCTGCGAATCTATGCCCCCCGAACCCGGCCGACCTGGCGGGAGGCGCCGTTTCACTCCTTCGAATGGCCTGGTGGGTAAGGGATTTGACGGCCGATCGGATCGCTGCCGAAGTACTGCTTGAATACCGGGCGAAGCAATACCGGGACGCGGAAGGAATGACGTTCTCGCCATGTCGAACGGACTCGGGACCTTACTCGTCGGAATGGGACGGGCCGGCAGCGGCCTCCACCTCCCGGTGCTGCGCCGGCTGCGCGGGGCGCCCGGCACCGCGCACCTGTTCGCGGCGGCACCGGTGCTCGCCGTCGACCCGCACCGCGGCCCCGCCCCCGCCGCCGACCTGCGCCCGACCACGCTGGCCGAGGCGCCCCGGCTGCTCGACCCGGCCCGCACCGTCGTCCACCTGTGCACCCCGCCCACCGAGCGGGCCGCCGCGCTGGAGGCGCTCGGACGGCTCGGCTACCGGCGGGTGCTGCTGGAGAAGCCGGTGGCCGCCGACAGCCGCGGCCTGGACGAACTGCTCGCGCTGCGCGACCGGTACGGGCTGGACCTGGCGGTGGTCGCCCAGTGGCTGGGCAGCCGGCTGACCG
The window above is part of the Kitasatospora sp. NA04385 genome. Proteins encoded here:
- a CDS encoding CoA transferase, with amino-acid sequence MTATVLGTGPRVAREVAAGLLRASGVGVGADGGEGVRGDGDGDGGGDEPLEVAGGLACRIGWAGPLDLALDSEADVQAACGVMHVHGRRYGEPTPLRVDFASVAAGVLAATGVLAALRARRLGAAYREVGVSVAQAALLGLSQYLAAASAPEQGCAEPDGAGGPPFVSADGVWFELEALEADGWLRFWSRLGVERRVVGRGWLPFQARYGTAACPLPEELAAAARTFGYRRLARVAAECGVGLTVAARRPTVLGGMPWLLRAGAPGGGRDVRAGGVPAGVPAGGVRTGAPGRSGGRGGLGFAGGPLSGVTVVEIARRVQGPLAGRVLALLGATVLRVEPPGGDPLRGVPPMVAADGGRRAERRRARAAGDGTAGGGTAGGGAAGGGAAVSARFAALNRGKGVLEADLRSAAGRSAVRELLGGADVLLHSLAPAKVAGLGLDAGTVAALRPGLVYAQASGGGPGLSTDYPVQAHSGLAALLAPAGMPPRPTLLTVCDVLGGLVCAAGTVAALEARERTGRAQRVESSLLSAARLLCGAAGGAGTPGGGVEVCTDLGVLVRDPRLAAALEFGPDGCAFVRAPWGFGA
- a CDS encoding class I adenylate-forming enzyme family protein, producing MTWVSVAGVEFPDRVDRGLRAEWVARGWCPGRGLYELFAERVAADGRRVAVVDGDGELSYAELGRLVRGLAAGLAARGVRPGSVVGVKVPADRWAPAVDLAVAALGAVVLPCTPGHGRRDLLALWGTARVDAVVTVPEWKALVDGLRPELPDLHEVVVLDGTPWPERAEWVPTAVDPGAPARVLVSSGSEAAPKLVAYSHDALAGGRGRYVERVLETVDGGPARVLLLVHPATAYGSLAVVALVRCGAAVLLPPLGERFDPAAAVAAVGRWRPTHLAAVPTMLRRMAEVRPVPGEDLSSLQAVVSSAAALSPAVLAAALRRFGCPVVNVYGASDGLNCHARWVDPDGDVLRVGLPDPQVAEFRVCGPDGRPVPAGVPGELQALGPMTPLCHVGDPAADAALRVDGGWVRSGDRGVLEADGSLRVLARTRQTVNRGGVSISTAEVERLLEGHPEVLEAVCVPVPDQDLGERMCVCAVPRGAGLTLDGLTLFLAQACGLERYKLPERLLLLERLPVGGSGKPDRRVLAELAAAAGRSGGAVAAGEVVGAAG
- a CDS encoding DegT/DnrJ/EryC1/StrS aminotransferase family protein — translated: MGATTSPGVPFFTQAETFESLWPTTRRHLDELMDRGKYSHGPKVEEFETALAAWTGARHAIGVNSGTDALVLLLRAAGLRPGDEVVVPAYTFVASATSVVLAGGRPVFADIDPVTYALDPASVEAVRTDRTRMVMPVHLFHQLADLRALLDVADRHGLTVVEDSAEAFGMRWDGVHAGLHGAGGVLSFFPTKTLGALGDAGAVLTDDPALAEAVAAMRHHGRAGRTLDDFPTINRPTELLGTNSKMDDVQAAFLLARLGRADRDIARRAHLAAAYTERLTGTPGLTLPTVVPRAAATNPVWYVYLIESDHRDELAAHLDRHGIQTETYYPTPLHLQPCFAGLGHRPGEFPRAEAACARALALPLYPDLADHDLDLVSDLVRDFQHGKQR
- a CDS encoding DegT/DnrJ/EryC1/StrS aminotransferase family protein; amino-acid sequence: MTTTTTATTIPFFPPDLFEDDRDLLLDVVREVGTDPAQRFILGERTARFEELLRTDLGAGDVVACGSGTTALTLILRAMGVTAGDEVIVPAFGCAPLANTVLGVGATPVFADVDPHTLVIDPDAAEALVTPRTKALMPAHVFSVMADMPRLRALATRHGLRLIEDSAVAQGAVLDGRPAGTWGDAGVFSFVQVKSFGGPGEGGVVVTSDPELARTVRMLRNHGQDGVHRFRHHLIGLNSRFDEILAAFQLRRHPGLAARLARRAEIAAHYTERFAPLAAHGVLAPPPGTDGRCYYVYTLLAERRDDLKRHLAAHGVDSHVYYPQPLPHQPAFAPAAAPGGHWPHAERAARQCLSLPVYPHLTDAQVERITEAVLAFPR